Proteins encoded by one window of Portunus trituberculatus isolate SZX2019 chromosome 27, ASM1759143v1, whole genome shotgun sequence:
- the LOC123509755 gene encoding loricrin-like encodes MRGLPTFLLVLLLLSSSCALYGKGGGRGRQGGGKGRGGGPFTNIVPGVLIGRGSYSGGGGGGGGGRGGRRGGGHGGDYGGGGGGHRVGGGAVVGSGYNGGGGGGGHREGVGVQSGRGGGYGGGHSGVGIQGGGGEGYNGAFGSGGNRFSGGSSTGSFGGGGSGGRGGSGSYSGGSFTGSKTASFGSSHGGLSGSSGSGGYTSGSQGGLSGGSSHFSSGSTLGSLAGSSGSFGSNGGSYSGSGFGHSFGTSGGSKAGSFSGFGGSKGSSFSGSSGFSDSKSGAGHSSGFHGSKGGSQSGSGGGYSGGSHGSSSGSFFGSSGGSKGGTGAGHSFGSFSGSKGGSFSGSDGFSGSKGGSLNSGGSIGGSFSGSGGGYSSGSQGSSTGSFGGSFHGSNGGSFSGSKSSHSSGSFGGSRSGSFSGSHNGGSGSSYLPPVGY; translated from the exons ATG AGAGGGTTACCCACAtttctgctggtgctgctgctgctgtcctcctcctgcgccttgtacggcaaaggaggaggaagaggaagacaaggaggaggaaaaggaagaggaggaggacctttCACTAACATTGTACCTGGAGTGctgataggaagaggaagctacagtggaggtggaggaggaggaggaggaggaagaggaggaagaaggggaggaggacatGGTGGAGAttatggtggaggaggtggaggacatagagtaggaggaggagcagtagtaggAAGTGGATacaatggaggaggtggtggaggagggcacagagaaggagttggagtgcaaagtggaagaggaggaggttatggTGGAGGACACAGTGGAGTTGGAAtacaaggtggaggaggagaaggatacaaTGGAGCTTTTGGAAGTGGAGGAAATCGATTCTCTGGAGGTTCATCCACTGGTTcattcggaggaggaggaagtggaggaagaggtggaagtggaAGCTATTCTGGAGGTTCCTTTACTGGTTCGAAAACTGCTTCATTCGGTTCATCTCACGGTGGTCTAAGTGGTTCATCAGGAAGTGGAGGTTACACAAGTGGTTCTCAAGGTGGATTATCAGGTGGAAGTAGCCATTTCTCTAGTGGTTCGACACTTGGTTCACTTGCTGGTTCTTCAGGTTCCTTTGGTTCGAATGGCGGTTCATATAGCGGTTCTGGATTTGGTCACTCATTTGGTACTTCCGGTGGTTCTAAAGCCGGTTCATTTAGTGGATTTGGTGGTTCTAAAGGCAGTTCATTTAGTGGTTCAAGTGGATTTAGTGATTCAAAAAGTGGAGCTGGTCATTCTTCAGGGTTCCATGGTTCCAAAGGTGGTTCTCAAAGTGGTTCTGGTGGAGGCTACTCAGGAGGATCACACGGTTCATCTTCTGGTTCATTTTTCGGTTCATCTGGTGGTTCTAAAGGTGGCACGGGAGCAGGACATTCATTTGGTTCCTTCAGTGGTTCTAAAG gtggttcttttagtggTTCTGATGGATTTAGTGGTTCCAAGGGTGGTTCATTGAATAGTGGTGGTTCTattggtggttcttttagcggTTCTGGTGGTGGGTATTCAAGTGGTTCTCAAGGTTCATCTACTGGTTCGTTTGGCGGTTCATTTCATGGTTCAAATGGTGGTTCCTTCAGTGGTTCAAAGAGCAGTCACTCATCTGGTTCATTTGGTGGTTCGAGAAGTGGTTCATTCTCCGGTTCGCATAATGGAGGGTCTGGTTCAAGTTACCTTCCTCCTGTGGGTTATTAG